CTGCATGCTCGCGCCGCTGCACAACTGGTGCAGACGGCCACGAAGTTCAAGGCGGACATTCTGGTCGGCAAGGACGATCTGGAGGTGAACGGCAAGAGCATCATGGGGATTCTCATGCTTGCCGCGCCGAAGGGATCGGTTATC
This portion of the Geothermobacter ehrlichii genome encodes:
- a CDS encoding HPr family phosphocarrier protein, coding for MIERTFTIVNRLGLHARAAAQLVQTATKFKADILVGKDDLEVNGKSIMGILMLAAPKGSVIRISINGEDEAEAMETLGGLIEDGFGED